From a single Vibrio toranzoniae genomic region:
- the greA gene encoding transcription elongation factor GreA has protein sequence MENVPMTVRGAQQLRDELDRLLKLRPAISAAIGEARELGDLKENAEYHAAREEQGICEAQIRDIEYKLSLAQIIDVTQMDNTGKIIFGTTVTLIDVDTDEEYRYQIVSEDEADIKTGRISVKSPIARGLIGKMEGDEVMISTPGGDKDYEIDKVEYI, from the coding sequence ATGGAAAACGTTCCAATGACAGTACGTGGCGCACAACAGCTACGTGACGAATTAGATCGCCTACTTAAGCTACGCCCTGCTATCTCAGCTGCTATTGGTGAAGCTCGTGAATTAGGTGACTTGAAAGAGAATGCTGAATACCACGCAGCTCGTGAAGAGCAAGGAATATGTGAAGCTCAGATTCGAGATATCGAATACAAGCTATCGCTGGCTCAGATCATTGATGTCACTCAGATGGATAACACAGGTAAGATTATCTTTGGTACTACTGTGACTTTGATCGATGTGGATACAGATGAAGAGTATCGTTACCAGATCGTTTCTGAAGACGAAGCCGATATCAAAACGGGGCGTATTTCAGTGAAATCACCAATTGCTCGTGGTCTTATCGGTAAGATGGAAGGCGACGAAGTGATGATTTCGACTCCTGGCGGTGATAAAGATTACGAAATAGACAAAGTAGAATATATCTAA
- a CDS encoding porin: MNNKTLIALAVAATVSAGANAANVYSQDGTELNVGGRAEFRGDFIGNGGEEIEGTMANNSRFRLNVGGTTEINESLSGFGFYEAEQTVNSSSDNDANSDFKQRYMFAGLQGNFGAVSFGRQDTAAVQISQMSDVTTFTGAQKEFISAGNEQINNTILYTGNFVDALTVKASLVAGEEKDTDAYGVSGIYTLPMGLGFGLGYSAGDNGEGNGSGDAIIAGVNYTLDSLYLAGTYTTGEADDKDKSDFNGMEFSAVYGFGNGFSLMGAYQKTDLKINGTKEDQSDFFEVTGDYRFNKNINAYVAYQLNNLDSQYSQIAGKKIEGEDTLRLGLKYAF; this comes from the coding sequence ATGAATAACAAGACTCTGATCGCTCTAGCAGTAGCAGCAACAGTATCAGCCGGCGCAAATGCAGCAAACGTATACAGCCAAGATGGCACAGAACTAAACGTTGGTGGTCGCGCGGAATTCCGTGGTGATTTCATTGGTAACGGCGGAGAAGAAATTGAAGGCACAATGGCTAACAACAGCCGTTTCCGTCTTAACGTTGGTGGTACTACAGAAATCAATGAATCACTAAGCGGCTTTGGTTTTTACGAAGCAGAGCAAACAGTAAACTCTTCTAGCGACAATGATGCGAATTCTGACTTCAAACAACGTTACATGTTCGCAGGTCTTCAAGGTAACTTCGGCGCAGTATCATTCGGTCGTCAAGATACAGCGGCAGTACAAATCTCTCAAATGTCTGACGTAACGACATTTACTGGTGCTCAAAAAGAATTCATCAGCGCTGGTAACGAGCAAATCAACAACACAATCCTTTACACTGGTAACTTTGTTGATGCTCTAACAGTAAAAGCAAGTTTAGTTGCGGGTGAAGAAAAAGACACTGACGCTTACGGTGTTTCTGGTATCTACACTCTACCAATGGGGCTAGGCTTCGGTCTTGGTTACTCTGCTGGAGACAATGGCGAAGGCAACGGTTCTGGCGACGCTATCATCGCAGGTGTAAACTACACTCTTGATTCTCTATACTTGGCGGGTACATACACTACTGGCGAAGCAGACGATAAAGACAAATCAGATTTCAACGGTATGGAATTCTCTGCAGTATACGGCTTTGGTAACGGCTTCTCTTTAATGGGTGCTTACCAAAAAACGGATCTAAAAATTAATGGTACTAAAGAAGATCAAAGCGATTTCTTCGAAGTTACTGGTGACTACCGCTTCAACAAAAACATTAACGCTTATGTTGCTTACCAATTAAATAACCTAGATAGCCAATACTCTCAGATTGCTGGCAAGAAAATCGAAGGCGAAGATACTCTACGTCTAGGTCTAAAATACGCATTCTAA